The DNA sequence AATCCTGAATTTTACCACCCACCTTCCGCGACACTAATCCCGCTGGAAATACCAATAAGGCCTGATCGGAAGCATACGCATTCTCAATCGCAGCGATTCCGCTTTTACTCTGGCTCCCCAGCTTGTTCACCGGAATAAATAATGGCTCTAGATTTCGCACATTCAGCAGAATGTCGTTTACCAAGAATTTAACGTCTTTTCTGTAACGGCCAATCGCTTGCATGAAGGCTACCCCGTCTAAACCACCCAGTGGATGATTAGAGGCAAAGATGACACTATCAGACATTGGAATATGCTCCTCTCCCTCGAGGATAACCTCCACCCCAAGTTCCTTTAGCAGCGAATCCACAAAATCCAGCCCATAGTCATTCTTATATTCACGCATGATATAGTTGATATCATCCTCGTGTATCACACGCTGCAAATAACTGATGAGAGGTTTAGGAATCCACCTGGCTAGTGTTGGGTTTTTTTTATGAATAACGCTCCGTATCTCTATAAATTTTTCTTGCTCTACTGACTTCATAAAGTGATAAATACCCTACTCCTTTGTCGTAAAAATACATAATTTATGACATGTCTGGATAACTTTGAGAAAAAAAGTGTAGTCAGAATGCTTCGGAATACGCATGATCCCCTGAATGTTATTAA is a window from the Sphingobacterium sp. lm-10 genome containing:
- a CDS encoding 1-acyl-sn-glycerol-3-phosphate acyltransferase codes for the protein MKSVEQEKFIEIRSVIHKKNPTLARWIPKPLISYLQRVIHEDDINYIMREYKNDYGLDFVDSLLKELGVEVILEGEEHIPMSDSVIFASNHPLGGLDGVAFMQAIGRYRKDVKFLVNDILLNVRNLEPLFIPVNKLGSQSKSGIAAIENAYASDQALLVFPAGLVSRKVGGKIQDLDWKKSFISKAKKYKKDIVPVYIDGKNSNFFYNLARIRQQLGIKANIEMLYLPDEMFSQKNKQVKIIIGKRIPYTHFDASKNERAWADKVRTLVYDMAQTK